In the genome of Hyphomicrobium sp. CS1GBMeth3, the window AGAGGAGTATGTCGCGTGTAAGCTTGAGCATCTCGTATCGCTGAGCGGCCGTCGTTGTAGGCAACTCTATCCAGTTTCCGTGCCTCACTGGATCAGCAAATCGCTTTACGCTTTGCTCGATGGTTTCACGTGTCGTACCCACCGCTTCATGCAGTGGTTTCCAGGAATCGACACCTGTCTTAAGAGCGAGTGCAGACTTGATGCTCTCAATTGATCGATAGCAGTAGGTCGCGCAGTCTTGCGTATTTGTAATCGCACGGACGTAGTCGGAGGTTGCAAAGCGAAAAAATACATCAGCCGCCGACATCTTAAGAACTTGCTCAAATAATTGTTCTTCTTGTGCGAAGCCCAGCGTCTTGTCATCGGCATCCAGTGGACGCACTCCGAAAACGTGGGGGTCGCCGTTGTCTTCGATGATCTGGATCATTTCAACGCTGTAACCAGTGCCGAGGAACATACCCAGCGCGTCTGTTACCATCGATGCGAGTTCGTGCGCAGTAATGTGCGCACTCAAAAATCCATCAAAATCACCTTCGATTACTACAGTGATCTGCGAAGAATCACAGTGGACCTGTGCCTTTCCAAGAGGTGCGAGCCCCAACCGAATGGTGGTGAAACTAACGTCTGCCCGCTCTGGATGCACTCTTCCGGTAGCTATGAAGCGTCGCATTGGACCACCCGGAATTCACCGCAAATCGGGCGGAGTGGCTTCGGACTTGAGAGATGCGAGCGCTTCGTCCAGCGACGTCACCGTCTGCTCCTGCGAGCCGAGGCGGCGGATGGAGACTTTGCGCTCCTCCGCCTCGCGCTTGCCGACGACGAGGATGACCGGGACCTTGGCGAGTGAGTGCTCGCGGACCTTGAGGTTGATCTTCTCGTTCCTGAGATCGCTCTCGATACGCAGGCCCGCCGCCTTCGCCTTCTCCACCACTTCCAAAGCGTAATCGTTGGCATCCGAGACGATCGGCGCGACGACGACCTGTAGCGGCGCAAGCCACAGCGGGAAGTGGCCGGCGTAGTTCTCGATCAGGATGCCCGTGAAGCGCTCCAACGAGCCAAACATGGCACGGTGGATCATCACCGGCGTCTTCTTCTGCGAATGCTCGTCGATGTAGAACGCGCCGAGGCGACCCGCGAGGTTGAAGTCTACCTGCGTCGTGCCGCACTGCCATTCGCGGCCGATGGCGTCCTTCAGCACGTACTCGAGCTTGGGGCCGTAGAAGGCGCCTTCGCCCGGCTGCAGCGCCGTCTTGATGCGGCCGTTCGAGCGCTTCGTCACCTCGTCGAGCACGTCGGAGAGCGCCTTCTCGGCCTTGTCCCACAGCTCGTCCGCGCCGACGCGCTTTTCGGGGCGCGTCGAGAGCTTGATGAAGATGTCCTCGAAACCGAAGTCCTTGTAGATCTCGAGCATCAGATCGTTGATCTTGAGGCATTCCTCCATGATCTGATCTTCGGTGATGAAGATGTGCGCGTCGTCCTGCGTGAAGTGGCGCACGCGCAGCATGCCGTGCAGCGCACCCGACGGCTCGTAGCGGTGCACTTTGCCGAACTCGGCGATCTTGAGCGGCAGATCGCGGTAGCTCTTGAGGCCGTGCTTGAAGATCTGCACGTGGCCGGGGCAGTTCATGGGCTTGCAGCAGAACACGCGCTCATCGGGGAGCGTCGTCGTAAACATGTTCTCTCCGTAGTTCTCCCAGTGGCCGGAGAGCTCCCAGAAATGCTTTTCCATCATGTCGGGAGAGTTGACCTCCTCGTAGCCGGCGCGCTGTTGCGCGCGGCGCATGTAGGCGATCAGCGTCTGGAAGAGCGTCCATCCTTTTGGGTGCCAGAAGACGGAGCCCGGTGCCTCCTCCTGGAAATGGAACAGGTCCATCTCGCGACCGAGCTTACGGTGGTCGCGCTTCTCGGCTTCCTCCAGTCGATGCAGGTAGTCCTTGAGCTCGTCCTCCGTCGCGAAGGCCGTGCCATAGATGCGCTGAAGCTGCGGATTGTTGGCGTCGCCGCGCCAGTAGGCGCCCGCGAACTTCATCAGCTTGAAGGCCTTGCCGATCTGGCCGACGGACGTCATGTGCGGGCCGCGGCAGAGATCGAGCCACGTGCCCTGCTTGTAGATCTTGATCTCTTGATCCCCGGGGATCGCGTCGACCAGCTCGACCTTGAACAGCTCGCCCTTGTCGCGGAAAAACGTCTTCGCCTCGTCGCGGCTCCACACCTCTTTCGTGAAGGGTGCGTTGCGGGCGATGATCTCCGACATCTTCTTTTCGATCTTCGGAATGTCTTCCGGCTCGAACGGCTGCTGCTTGGCGAAGTCGTAGAAGAAGCCGTTCTCGATCACCGGGCCGATCGTGACCTGCGTGCCGGGCCACAGCTCCTGCACGGCTTCGGCCATGACGTGCGCGGCGTCGTGGCGGATCAGCTCGAGCGCCTCCGGGTCCGTGCGCGACACGAACTTGATCGAAGCGTCTTTCGTGATGGCGTCGGAAAGGTCGGCCAGCGCGCCGTCGAGGCTCATGGCCACCGTGCGCTTGGCGAGTGACGGGGAGATCGACTTGGCGATCTCGAGACCCGTCGTTCCCGCGGCGACCTTGCGGCTCTTGCCGTCCGGGAACGTGATCGTGACTTCGGAACCTGCGTCCGACATAGCGTCTCTCCTCTCACTCGCGGCATACCAATCCGCGTAAGACAGGCGCTTAAATCGGGGGACTTCGGCGCAAAGTCAAGCGAAACGCGGGAAACGCAGCGCCGCACGTTGCTAACGCCTTGACTTGGTTTCCGACTCGGCAACCTTCTGATTGCGGAGGATTTATGCACCC includes:
- the thrS gene encoding threonine--tRNA ligase, with the protein product MSDAGSEVTITFPDGKSRKVAAGTTGLEIAKSISPSLAKRTVAMSLDGALADLSDAITKDASIKFVSRTDPEALELIRHDAAHVMAEAVQELWPGTQVTIGPVIENGFFYDFAKQQPFEPEDIPKIEKKMSEIIARNAPFTKEVWSRDEAKTFFRDKGELFKVELVDAIPGDQEIKIYKQGTWLDLCRGPHMTSVGQIGKAFKLMKFAGAYWRGDANNPQLQRIYGTAFATEDELKDYLHRLEEAEKRDHRKLGREMDLFHFQEEAPGSVFWHPKGWTLFQTLIAYMRRAQQRAGYEEVNSPDMMEKHFWELSGHWENYGENMFTTTLPDERVFCCKPMNCPGHVQIFKHGLKSYRDLPLKIAEFGKVHRYEPSGALHGMLRVRHFTQDDAHIFITEDQIMEECLKINDLMLEIYKDFGFEDIFIKLSTRPEKRVGADELWDKAEKALSDVLDEVTKRSNGRIKTALQPGEGAFYGPKLEYVLKDAIGREWQCGTTQVDFNLAGRLGAFYIDEHSQKKTPVMIHRAMFGSLERFTGILIENYAGHFPLWLAPLQVVVAPIVSDANDYALEVVEKAKAAGLRIESDLRNEKINLKVREHSLAKVPVILVVGKREAEERKVSIRRLGSQEQTVTSLDEALASLKSEATPPDLR